In Sphingomonas sp. R1, a single genomic region encodes these proteins:
- a CDS encoding 16S rRNA (uracil(1498)-N(3))-methyltransferase, with product MPATPAWPPQSAPRLFVEGPLAPGLRRIDGPQAHYLGSVMRLKPGEAVKLFDGVHGEWLGIARDVGKRDLTLEITEQLRPHEAVPDLWLCAAPIKKGRIDWVAEKACELGVARLLPVLTRRTVIDRLNLDRLRAHMIEAAEQCGRTALPELTEPVKLPALLRDWPADRTLFFADETGGVPALEAMRAHPGPAAILVGPEGGFDAEERESIRAVPQAIGIALGPRILRAETAAAAAVSLWMGAAGDW from the coding sequence ATGCCCGCAACGCCCGCCTGGCCGCCGCAATCCGCCCCTCGCCTGTTCGTCGAAGGCCCGCTGGCCCCTGGCCTGCGCCGGATCGACGGACCCCAGGCACATTATCTCGGATCGGTGATGCGGCTGAAGCCGGGCGAGGCGGTGAAGCTGTTCGACGGCGTGCATGGCGAATGGCTCGGCATCGCCCGCGATGTCGGCAAGCGCGATCTGACGCTGGAGATTACCGAGCAGCTCCGCCCCCACGAAGCGGTCCCCGACCTGTGGCTGTGCGCCGCCCCGATCAAGAAGGGGCGGATCGACTGGGTCGCGGAAAAGGCGTGCGAGCTGGGCGTGGCGCGGCTGTTGCCCGTGCTCACCCGCCGCACGGTGATCGACCGGCTCAACCTGGATCGCCTGCGCGCCCATATGATCGAGGCGGCCGAGCAATGCGGCCGCACCGCGCTGCCCGAACTGACGGAGCCGGTGAAGCTCCCCGCCCTGCTCCGCGACTGGCCGGCGGACCGCACGCTGTTCTTCGCCGACGAAACCGGCGGCGTGCCCGCGCTGGAAGCAATGCGCGCCCATCCCGGCCCAGCCGCGATCCTGGTCGGCCCCGAGGGCGGATTCGACGCCGAGGAACGCGAATCGATCCGCGCCGTTCCGCAAGCCATCGGCATCGCGCTCGGCCCCCGCATCCTGCGGGCGGAGACCG